ACTGGATCGTCGTGCAGATGCACCAGGACGCGCTCAGTTCGTCGAAGACGGGCAACGGTTCCGACAAGGGCATTCGCGAAGCATGGTTGCCGCTGTTCGACCGTTACGGTGTCGATCTCGTGCTGTGCGGCCACGATCACGACTACGAGCGCAGCTACCCGGTGCGCGGCTGCAATCACCGCGCGGGCGTCGACGCGACGACCGGCGAAGTCGTCGAGACGCTGCAGCCGCGCCCGGTCGGGTCGAACGACCCGGATCGCACGAAGTTCGACACGAGCCACGGCACGATCCACCTGATCCTCGGCGGCGGCGGCACCAGCGCGCCGCTCGACGTGTACGGCGAGAATCCGGCGACCGGTTATGCGCGGGCGAAGGTATTCACGAAACCGAACCGGCCGGTGCCGGGCGCGGCGGCGAACACGTTCGTGCGCCAGCCGGCCGATGCGCTCGAGGATGCGATCTGGTCCGCGCGCCGCGATACGGGCACCGGGTACGGGATCGCCGTGTTCGACCACGACCCGGGCAAGCCGGGCGGGCATACGACGATCACGATGCGCTACTACCACGCGCCGGGCGCCGACCAGCACCCGACCGCGGACTACGAGCTGTTCGAGACGATCGAGCTGAGCAAGAAGCGGCACGAGCGCTGATCGGGCGGGCGCTCGCTGCGGCGGGCGCCTGCTGTTTCGGCATCGGCTGATGGGCGGGCCGGGCGCGGGTTAGACTGCTCGCCTCGCACCCCGACCCACGACGATGAGTTTCGAATACCGCATTCACACGCGCCCGTCGGCCGACGCATTCGATGCAATCGCGCATGTGCTGCGGCAAACGCACGGCGACGTCGACATCGATCCCGACAGGCGACGGCTCGAAATCCGCGAGACCGCCAACGGCTGGCCGCTGATCGACCTGTCGACCGGCGACGACGGGTTCTTCCTCGTCACGACACTCGGGCCGACGCGCAACGCCATGCTCGACGCGATCGGACGCGCGTTGTCGGCAATCGGCGCGACATGGCGCATCGACGACGCATGACGAACTGCCCCGTTCCGCGCCTTGCCTGAACCGGCCGCAGGCACCGGGCCGCGCTCCCGCCAGCGTCCACCGCCGGGCCGCCCCGGCTCCGCCCCGTTAAACTGTGCATGTTCGCGCGCAACGCGCCGTATCGGATTGTCATTTGCGATCACGGCGCATGCGGACGAAACCGAATCATCCGTATCCGAATTTGAATGTTGAAACAGGCAGGAAGCATGAAGCGCAAGAACAAGGCAACGCTCGTCGGGCTCGGCGCGGTGTTGTTGTGGGCCTCGGTGGTGGCGCTCGTCCGTGGGGTCAGCGAAAGCCTCGGCGCGACCGGCGGCGCGGCGATGATCTACACGGTGGCCTCCGTCCTCCTGCTGTTTTCGATCGGCTTCCCCGATCTGAGCAAGTTCCCGAAAAACTATCTGATCTGGGGCGGGCTGTTGTTCGTCGCGTACGAGCTGTGCATGTCGCTGTCGATCGGCTATGCGAGCAACGGCCGCCAGGCGATCGAAGTCGCGATGGTCAACTATCTGTGGCCGAGCTTCACGCTGGTCGCCGCCATCGTGTTCAACAAGCAGCGCGCGAGCCTGCTGGTCGTGCCGGGCGTCCTGCTGTCGATGCTCGGAATCTGCTGGGTGCTCGGCGGCGACCAGGGCCTCGATCCGGCCGGCATGCTGCGCAACGTCGCGGACAATCCGCTGAGCTACGGCCTCGCCTTCTTCGGCGCGCTGATCTGGGCCGCCTATTGCACGGTGACCGCACGTATCGCCGACGGCAAGAATGGCGTCACGCCGTTCTTCATGCTGGTCGCCGCGGCGCTCTGGATCAAGTTCGCGATCGAAGGCGGCGGCGCAATGACGTTCAGCCTTCAGGCAGTCGTGTATATCGTGCTGGCGGCATCGGCGCTGGGGTTCGGTTATGCGGCGTGGAACACCGGCATCATGCACGGCAACGTGACGATCATCGTCGGCGCCTCGTATTTCACGCCGGTGCTCGCGGCCGCGCTCGCCGCGACGCTGCTGCATGCGCCGCTGTCGATCGCGTTCTGGCAAGGCGCGTCGATGGTTTGCGGCGGATCGATCCTGTGCTGGCTTGCGACGCGCAGCCGGCGTATCGAAAAGGCCACGCCCGTTCGCGCCGGGAAGGAAGCACGGGAGAATTGCCACGGGTAACGGTGCCGGGTGCTTGCAACGGGACGCGCGGTTGCCGCTCTCCGTTTCGTGCCCGGCAAGCCGCTCGCGCTAGCTTCGCGACTCCAGCGCGATACGCACCGCCAATCCGGCCAGCACGGTGCCCATCAACCAGCGCTGCACCGACGCCCAGAGCGGCCGTCCCGCGAGAAAGCCCGCGATGGACCCGGCCATGCACGCAATCAGCGCGTTCACGCTGATGCTCACCGCGATCTGCACGCAGCCGAGCGCCAGCGATTGCGCGAGCACGCTGCCGTGCCCCGGCGAAATGAACTGCGGCAGAAGCGACAGATACATCACCGCGATCTTCGGGTTCGCGAGGTTCGTGACGAACCCCATCGTGAAGAGCCTCACGCGGCCGTCGTGCGGCAACTGCCGGACCTGGAACGCGGAACGGCCGCCCGGCTTGAGCGCCTGCCATGCCAGGTATGACAGATACAGCGCACCGGCAAAACGCAACGCGTCGTACGCGTAAGGCACGGTCATCACCAGCGCGGTAATGCCGAACGCCGCGCAAACCATGTAGAAGACGAACCCCAGCGCGACA
The sequence above is drawn from the Burkholderia stabilis genome and encodes:
- the yddG gene encoding aromatic amino acid DMT transporter YddG codes for the protein MKRKNKATLVGLGAVLLWASVVALVRGVSESLGATGGAAMIYTVASVLLLFSIGFPDLSKFPKNYLIWGGLLFVAYELCMSLSIGYASNGRQAIEVAMVNYLWPSFTLVAAIVFNKQRASLLVVPGVLLSMLGICWVLGGDQGLDPAGMLRNVADNPLSYGLAFFGALIWAAYCTVTARIADGKNGVTPFFMLVAAALWIKFAIEGGGAMTFSLQAVVYIVLAASALGFGYAAWNTGIMHGNVTIIVGASYFTPVLAAALAATLLHAPLSIAFWQGASMVCGGSILCWLATRSRRIEKATPVRAGKEARENCHG
- a CDS encoding LysE family translocator; the protein is MPALPTLFAFGLVSLGMVLTPGPNMIYLVSRSICQGRRAGLVSLGGVALGFVFYMVCAAFGITALVMTVPYAYDALRFAGALYLSYLAWQALKPGGRSAFQVRQLPHDGRVRLFTMGFVTNLANPKIAVMYLSLLPQFISPGHGSVLAQSLALGCVQIAVSISVNALIACMAGSIAGFLAGRPLWASVQRWLMGTVLAGLAVRIALESRS